From one Oceanimonas doudoroffii genomic stretch:
- a CDS encoding SDR family oxidoreductase, which yields MAKPLVVITGASSGIGAAIARQFSNEGHPLLLLARRVEQLEALDLPNALCRRVDVTDAEAFRGAIQEAEAVYGPADLLVNNAGVMLLGQLNTQDAAEWKRMFDVNVLGLLNGIQAVLGDMTARGRGTILNVSSIAGKKSFPNHAAYVGSKFAVSSITENLREEVADSSVRVMAIHPGAVDTELLGHTTNPDIIAGYEEWKTAMGGVLVADDIARAALFMYQQPQNVNIRDITIAATRQPA from the coding sequence ATGGCAAAACCACTGGTAGTGATTACGGGCGCATCCTCCGGCATTGGCGCGGCCATTGCCCGGCAGTTTTCAAATGAAGGGCATCCGCTGCTGTTGCTGGCGCGCCGGGTTGAGCAACTTGAAGCCCTGGATCTGCCCAACGCCCTGTGTCGCCGGGTGGATGTGACCGACGCCGAGGCGTTTCGCGGCGCCATTCAAGAGGCCGAAGCCGTCTATGGCCCGGCAGATCTGCTGGTAAACAATGCGGGCGTGATGCTGCTGGGGCAGTTGAATACTCAAGACGCCGCCGAGTGGAAGCGCATGTTTGACGTAAACGTGCTGGGCCTGCTGAACGGCATTCAGGCGGTGCTGGGCGACATGACCGCCCGAGGCCGGGGCACCATTTTGAATGTGAGCTCCATTGCCGGCAAAAAGAGCTTTCCCAACCACGCCGCCTATGTGGGCAGCAAGTTCGCGGTTAGCTCCATTACCGAAAACCTGCGCGAAGAAGTGGCCGACAGCAGCGTGCGCGTCATGGCCATTCACCCGGGCGCGGTAGACACCGAACTGCTGGGCCACACCACCAACCCGGACATTATTGCCGGTTATGAAGAGTGGAAAACCGCCATGGGCGGCGTGCTGGTGGCGGACGATATCGCTCGTGCCGCGCTCTTTATGTATCAGCAGCCGCAGAACGTCAACATTCGCGACATTACCATTGCCGCCACGCGGCAGCCGGCCTGA
- a CDS encoding LysR family transcriptional regulator yields the protein MNNISWRWVRAFLLVAEHGSFTAAADASGQSKANLSQQVTELEQALQVQLLHRTTRSLRLTQIGEGYFERSQLAFRQLESAAEWAMQSTKELKGVIRMNSVGGIIGEELIAPLVFRFQQAHPGVEVELDFSSPRVDLLSSHYDLVVRMGVLEDSSLVARSLHRVTTRYVASPAFLAQHGPVREPADLRGLPLIYGSVEHWLLERGTEQQLIQAKNGFRITSGRAMRQAALSGLGVTRLTDAYVQADIDRGALVEVLPEWSQTTQLSLVCPPHRFQLQRVRGLMDWLKSHFAGVYASALQQTQPLGPMA from the coding sequence ATGAACAATATCTCCTGGCGCTGGGTGCGCGCCTTTCTGCTGGTGGCCGAGCACGGCAGTTTTACCGCGGCCGCCGATGCCTCCGGCCAGTCCAAGGCCAACCTCAGCCAGCAGGTGACCGAGCTGGAGCAAGCGCTGCAAGTGCAGCTGCTGCACCGCACCACCCGCAGCCTGCGCCTGACCCAAATTGGAGAGGGTTATTTCGAGCGCAGCCAGCTGGCCTTTCGGCAGCTGGAGTCCGCCGCCGAATGGGCCATGCAGTCAACCAAAGAGCTGAAAGGGGTCATTCGCATGAACTCGGTGGGCGGCATTATTGGTGAAGAGCTGATAGCCCCGCTGGTGTTTCGTTTTCAGCAGGCGCACCCGGGTGTGGAAGTGGAGCTGGACTTCTCCAGCCCGCGGGTGGATCTGCTGAGCAGCCATTATGATCTGGTGGTGCGCATGGGCGTGCTGGAAGACTCCTCCCTGGTGGCCCGCAGCCTGCACCGGGTCACCACCCGCTATGTGGCCAGCCCGGCGTTTTTGGCACAACACGGCCCGGTGCGCGAGCCCGCCGATCTGCGAGGGCTGCCCCTTATCTACGGCAGCGTTGAGCACTGGCTGCTGGAGCGCGGCACCGAGCAGCAGCTTATTCAGGCAAAAAACGGCTTCAGGATCACCAGCGGCCGGGCCATGCGCCAGGCCGCGCTGTCTGGCCTTGGGGTTACCCGGCTGACCGACGCCTATGTGCAGGCCGACATTGACCGGGGCGCGCTGGTAGAGGTGCTGCCGGAATGGTCCCAGACCACTCAGCTCTCGCTGGTGTGCCCGCCCCACCGCTTTCAGCTGCAACGCGTGCGCGGGTTGATGGACTGGCTGAAAAGCCACTTTGCCGGCGTCTATGCCAGTGCCCTGCAACAAACGCAACCACTGGGGCCCATGGCATAA